A genomic window from Pseudomonas argentinensis includes:
- a CDS encoding VF530 family DNA-binding protein, which produces MTPSKDPLHGITLQAILTELVDQLGWDGLAQRIDIRCFKSDPSLKSSLTFLRKTPWAREKVEALYLRQKR; this is translated from the coding sequence ATGACCCCCTCCAAAGACCCGCTGCACGGCATCACCTTGCAGGCCATCCTGACCGAACTGGTCGACCAGCTGGGCTGGGACGGCCTGGCCCAGCGTATCGATATCCGCTGCTTCAAGAGCGACCCGAGCCTCAAGTCGAGCCTGACCTTTCTGCGCAAGACGCCCTGGGCGCGGGAGAAGGTCGAGGCGT